The following are encoded together in the Gasterosteus aculeatus chromosome 7, fGasAcu3.hap1.1, whole genome shotgun sequence genome:
- the slc22a6l gene encoding solute carrier family 22 member 6 codes for MTFGDLLEQVGSTGRFQIVHVTLLSIPVFMMASHNLLQNFVAAVPPHFCSAHTNLSRTRLSPEETLLLTVPLDQKGNPKSCQRYVAPQWHLTTRNGTYGSGDNGTANGGLDVDLQGCTDGWSYNMTEMTSTIISEWDLVCDQRSLKQMGQTVYMGGVLVGALLFGSMSDRFGRRILLIISNLLMAVAGTCTAFSPSFPLYCLFRFGCGMALSGMGLNTFSLIVEWIPTRIRTGVGTITGYCYTVGQLILALIAYFIRDWRWLTLAVSLPFYVFFLIAWWFHESSRWLALSNKPEQAIKNLKSVAKFNGRHEEGEKLTVEMLQESMKKEMSSIQGSYSVLDLFRTPTMRKMTVCLSAVWLSTSFAYYGLSMDLQKFGVDIYLIQVIFGAVDIPAKIIVTVSMSLIGRRQSQMGSLIIAGITILINLLVPYDKQTARTCLAVMGKGCLAASFNCCFLYSGELFPTIIRQNGMGWASMMARVGAMVSPMVLLTADYIPWLPGLIYGGAPILSGVAAMFLPETLGSPLPDTIQDVEDRGSGRISKKPPKETMVLQDTGANLLKPVA; via the exons ATGACGTTTGGGGACCTCCTCGAGCAGGTGGGGAGCACAGGACGGTTCCAGATCGTGCATGTGACCCTTCTCTCCATACCGGTCTTCATGATGGCCAGTCACAACCTTCTGCAGAACTTTGTGGCCGCGGTGCCTCCTCACTTCTGCAGCGCACACACGAACCTGTCCCGGACCCGGCTGAGCCCGGAGGAAACCCTGTTGCTTACAGTGCCGCTGGACCAGAAGGGAAATCCAAAGAGCTGCCAGCGGTACGTAGCTCCCCAGTGGCACCTTACGACTAGGAATGGGACTTACGGCTCAGGGGACAATGGCACCGCTAATGGTGGGTTGGACGTTGATCTGCAGGGATGCACGGACGGATGGTCCTACAACATGACTGAGATGACCTCCACCATCATATCCGAA TGGGATTTGGTGTGTGATCAGCGCTCTCTGAAGCAAATGGGACAAACGGTCTACATGGGAGGTGTGCTTGTGGGAGCTCTTCTTTTTGGAAGTATGTCAGACAG ATTTGGCCGTCGCATCCTCCTCATCATTTCCAACCTGCTGATGGCGGTGGCGGGAACGTGCAcggctttctctccctccttccccctttATTGCCTGTTCCGATTTGGTTGTGGAATGGCTCTGTCCGGGATGGGGCTCAACACCTTCTCGCTCA TTGTGGAGTGGATCCCCACTCGTATTCGAACTGGGGTGGGCACAATAACAGGTTACTGTTACACGGTGGGGCAGCTGATCCTGGCCCTCATCGCCTACTTCATCCGGGACTGGAGGTGGTTGACCCTGGCTGTGTCTTTGCCCTTCTACGTCTTCTTCCTCATCGCATG GTGGTTCCATGAATCCTCAAGGTGGTTAGCTCTGAGCAATAAGCCTGAACAAGCCATCAAGAACCTCAAAAGTGTTGCCAAATTTAACGGACGgcatgaggagggagagaaactcACCGTTGAA ATGCTGCAGGAGTCCATGAAGAAAGAGATGTCTAGTATTCAGGGCTCCTACTCTGTTCTGGATCTGTTCCGCACCCCCACAATGAGGAAGATGACAGTCTGCCTCAGCGCCGTCTG GTTATCAACCAGCTTCGCCTACTATGGTCTTTCTATGGATCTGCAGAAGTTCGGGGTGGACATCTACTTAATCCAAGTCATCTTTGGAGCTGTCGACATCCCCGCCAAAATCATCGTGACTGTGTCTATGAGTTTAATCGGACGGCGACAATCACAAATGGGTTCTCTGATCATTGCTGGGATCACTATTTTGATCAACCTGCTGGTACCTTACG ACAAGCAGACGGCGCGCACCTGTCTGGCTGTGATGGGTAAAGGTTGCCTGGCGGCCTCTTTCAACTGCTGCTTCCTTTACTCTGGAGAACTGTTCCCGACCATCATTCG tCAGAACGGCATGGGCTGGGCATCCATGATGGCGCGTGTAGGGGCCATGGTGTCCCCTATGGTGCTTCTCACCGCCGACTACATACCCTGGCTCCCAGGTCTGATCTACGGCGGAGCTCCGattctcagcggcgtggctgcAATGTTTCTTCCAGAAACACTTGGCTCCCCCCTTCCTGACACAATACAGGACGTGGAAGACAG GGGATCCGGGAGAATCTCCAAAAAGCCACCAAAGGAAACAATGGTCCTGCAAGACACCGGGGCAAATCTTCTGAAGCCTGTTGCCTGA